From a region of the Corallococcus coralloides DSM 2259 genome:
- a CDS encoding patatin-like phospholipase family protein: MAPSSTLHSLLEGKRFGLVLSAGYFGFYGHAGFLKGLHASGLKPHAYAGTSAGGMVAAYAAAGMPMPALEELVLRQTRANFWDPDPIGAVLNVASQGHGFTGLLKGERFRRLLEDTLPVSTFEDLPHPLLLTVANLTHGTHQAFTTGELAPRVHATCAYPGLFRAVPLDGQLFWDGGLVDKAPALSLQESAIGKDLDAILVHYLPSRTRKVVGGPMAYPQGLAAGSAALRRDHFRLQLTVLQTRNVPVYVVVSNLPPVTPATLERGFDALDQARLSAERALARPPVPFEQTT, translated from the coding sequence ATGGCTCCCTCCTCGACGCTGCACTCCCTGCTCGAAGGCAAGCGGTTCGGACTGGTCCTCTCCGCGGGCTACTTCGGCTTCTATGGCCACGCGGGCTTCTTGAAGGGGCTGCACGCCTCCGGCCTGAAGCCCCACGCCTACGCGGGCACGTCCGCGGGCGGGATGGTGGCGGCGTACGCGGCGGCGGGCATGCCCATGCCGGCGCTGGAGGAGCTGGTGCTGCGCCAGACGCGGGCCAACTTCTGGGACCCGGACCCCATTGGCGCGGTGCTGAACGTGGCGTCCCAGGGGCACGGCTTCACGGGCCTGCTCAAGGGCGAGCGCTTCCGGCGCCTGCTGGAGGACACGCTGCCGGTGTCCACCTTCGAGGACCTGCCGCACCCGCTGCTGCTCACCGTCGCCAACCTCACCCACGGCACGCATCAGGCGTTCACCACCGGCGAACTGGCCCCGCGCGTCCACGCCACCTGCGCGTACCCGGGCCTCTTCCGAGCGGTGCCGCTGGACGGCCAGCTGTTCTGGGACGGAGGGCTGGTGGACAAGGCGCCCGCGCTGTCGCTGCAGGAGAGCGCCATTGGCAAGGACCTGGACGCCATCCTCGTGCACTACCTGCCCAGCCGGACGCGCAAGGTGGTGGGCGGTCCCATGGCCTATCCGCAGGGCCTGGCCGCCGGGTCCGCCGCGCTCCGGCGCGACCACTTCCGCCTCCAGCTCACCGTGCTCCAGACGCGCAACGTGCCGGTGTACGTGGTCGTCTCCAACCTGCCGCCGGTGACGCCCGCCACGCTGGAGCGCGGCTTCGACGCGCTGGATCAGGCCCGGCTGTCCGCGGAGCGCGCCCTGGCCCGGCCCCCCGTGCCCTTCGAGCAGACGACCTGA
- a CDS encoding S8 family peptidase gives MLKSTLSPLRLRGAVMAVSLLALAPAAGAAPSLAPRALLAKPTGRELPAGTFVERLVVKFHEGSHVRLRDNALRALASERSASERELLSGLRLDSARVESDLAEVVALLERAPRIGALDRVFQAEEATLDASKASGERASGEQLADLNLYFEVPLLPGTTADTVADLVAALNRVGSVETAYAAPPPEPAMVNFAMEAGLRALLSAADLPPTTPLYQANQGYLNAAPSGINATYAWTQTGGRGTNVKIVDIEGGWRTSHEDFPTFFRVGGTQYNDIGWRNHGTAVMGEIVGASNGYGVTGIANAATPGVEAIGAQSSASAITNAAAAVGAGGVILIELHAGGPSDGTACTCNTSQCNYIAMEYWQDNYDAIRNATANGVVVVEAAGNGSANLDAAAYGGRFNPATRDSGAILVGASTATTRVPMCWTNFGQRVNVHAWGESVVTTGYGDRFGSGYGEDQYYTSTFSGTSSASPIVVGAAVSAQGVAKANGRLLTSVQMRGLLRNNGTAQAADSRQIGPLPDLAKALPKVISGNY, from the coding sequence ATGCTGAAGTCGACGCTGTCCCCGCTCCGCCTGCGTGGCGCGGTCATGGCTGTGTCCCTGCTGGCGTTGGCCCCCGCTGCTGGCGCCGCCCCTTCGCTGGCGCCGCGCGCGCTCCTGGCGAAGCCCACGGGGCGGGAGCTGCCCGCGGGCACGTTCGTGGAGCGGCTGGTGGTGAAGTTCCACGAGGGCAGCCACGTGCGCCTGCGCGACAACGCGCTGCGCGCCCTGGCTTCCGAGCGCAGCGCCAGCGAGCGTGAGCTGCTGTCCGGCCTGCGCCTGGACTCCGCGCGCGTGGAGTCGGACCTGGCGGAGGTGGTGGCGCTGCTGGAGCGCGCGCCGCGCATCGGTGCGCTGGACCGGGTGTTCCAGGCGGAGGAGGCCACGCTGGACGCGAGCAAGGCGTCCGGTGAGCGCGCGAGCGGCGAGCAGCTGGCGGACCTGAACCTGTACTTCGAAGTACCGCTGTTGCCCGGCACCACCGCGGACACCGTGGCGGACCTGGTGGCCGCGCTCAACCGCGTTGGCAGCGTGGAGACGGCCTACGCGGCGCCGCCCCCGGAGCCGGCGATGGTGAACTTCGCCATGGAGGCGGGGCTGCGCGCGCTGCTGTCCGCGGCGGACCTGCCGCCCACCACGCCGCTGTACCAGGCCAACCAGGGCTATCTCAACGCGGCGCCCTCCGGCATCAACGCGACCTACGCGTGGACGCAGACGGGCGGCCGGGGCACCAACGTGAAGATCGTGGACATCGAGGGTGGCTGGCGCACGTCCCACGAGGACTTCCCCACGTTCTTCCGCGTGGGCGGCACGCAGTACAACGACATTGGCTGGCGCAACCACGGCACCGCGGTGATGGGTGAAATCGTGGGCGCGTCCAACGGCTACGGCGTGACGGGCATCGCCAACGCGGCGACGCCGGGCGTGGAGGCCATTGGCGCGCAGAGCAGCGCGAGCGCCATCACCAACGCGGCGGCGGCGGTGGGCGCGGGCGGCGTCATCCTCATCGAGCTGCACGCGGGCGGTCCCTCGGACGGCACGGCCTGCACGTGCAACACGTCCCAGTGCAACTACATCGCGATGGAGTACTGGCAGGACAACTACGACGCCATCCGCAACGCCACCGCCAACGGCGTCGTCGTGGTGGAGGCGGCGGGCAACGGCAGCGCGAACCTGGACGCGGCGGCCTACGGCGGCCGGTTCAACCCGGCCACGCGCGACTCGGGCGCCATCCTGGTGGGCGCCAGCACCGCCACCACGCGCGTGCCCATGTGCTGGACCAACTTCGGCCAGCGCGTGAACGTGCACGCCTGGGGTGAGTCCGTCGTCACCACCGGCTACGGCGACCGCTTCGGCAGCGGCTACGGCGAGGACCAGTACTACACGTCCACCTTCAGCGGCACCTCCAGCGCGTCGCCCATCGTCGTGGGCGCCGCTGTCAGCGCCCAGGGCGTGGCGAAGGCCAACGGCCGGCTGCTGACGTCCGTGCAGATGCGCGGCCTGCTGCGCAACAACGGCACGGCGCAGGCGGCGGACTCGCGGCAGATTGGCCCGCTGCCGGACCTGGCGAAGGCCCTGCCCAAGGTCATCTCCGGCAACTACTGA
- a CDS encoding DUF2795 domain-containing protein, with the protein MAYGKAEDPSRSITPHLDGVEYPAKREELVEAAADNEAPVDIINILKSLPQEEYMLREHVLRDLAEAERRFAMNGLKDDDGVDRDRRNIGRDRIEGASEGETRHP; encoded by the coding sequence ATGGCTTACGGAAAGGCGGAGGATCCCTCGCGCTCCATCACCCCGCACCTGGATGGGGTGGAGTACCCGGCGAAGCGCGAGGAACTCGTCGAGGCCGCCGCGGACAACGAGGCCCCGGTCGACATCATCAACATCCTCAAGTCCCTGCCGCAGGAGGAGTACATGTTGCGCGAGCACGTGCTGCGCGACCTGGCGGAGGCCGAGCGCCGCTTCGCGATGAACGGCCTGAAGGACGACGATGGCGTGGACCGCGACCGGCGCAACATCGGACGCGACCGCATCGAGGGTGCCTCCGAGGGCGAGACACGCCACCCCTAG
- a CDS encoding YiiX/YebB-like N1pC/P60 family cysteine hydrolase yields the protein MSAASLLAAWLTLASPPADPPSPAPATAANTAPRDVYSLDDAAFVAQARRDLATLRQGTEGLRRLREEAFRSKALYQRGKDAPYTPDEKQLLVSTWAAFFDCFVSTEVVRQRYWDFLKVPALTQPKKHAWGFLLTHAALASELAQGMAFADLTGGQAQLEVLLDEPGPEYGLPARAFSRFKEKVVHVGTSTQLFTGDGYRATLHPVLAKAGVMNEPGVPALFQTMRQDSKAARARLLKRGPVLFAKAAADLTQDTTARAVFPVQKTVAEWMGDTRVHRSGRPLISREQVLALLPRMVPGDVMVARQNWFLSNIGLPGFWPHAELYVGTAQELSQTFDADPAVKAWVSTLPGRPETFTGHLAKAFPAKWAEYTGKDAHGDPLRIIESISEGVSFTGVEHGMHVDYLGVLRPRLSQVDKARAILRAFTFQGRPYDFNFDFFSDQSLVCTELVWKSYAPSKDMKGLDIPLVSVAGRRTLPANEIVRVFDAEYGQPGRQFDFVAFLDGREGSGDAVEANAESFRYTYRRMKWDIAQE from the coding sequence ATGTCCGCAGCCTCCCTGCTCGCCGCCTGGCTCACGCTCGCCAGCCCCCCCGCCGACCCGCCGTCCCCTGCCCCCGCCACGGCCGCCAATACGGCCCCGCGCGACGTCTACTCACTGGACGATGCCGCCTTCGTCGCCCAGGCCCGCCGGGACCTGGCGACGCTGCGCCAGGGGACCGAAGGGCTGCGCCGGCTGCGGGAGGAGGCCTTCCGCTCCAAGGCACTGTACCAGCGCGGCAAGGACGCGCCGTACACCCCGGACGAGAAGCAGCTGCTGGTGTCCACCTGGGCCGCCTTCTTCGACTGCTTCGTCTCCACGGAGGTGGTGCGCCAGCGCTACTGGGACTTCCTCAAGGTGCCCGCCCTCACCCAGCCGAAGAAGCACGCCTGGGGCTTCCTCCTCACCCACGCCGCGCTCGCGTCGGAACTGGCGCAGGGCATGGCCTTCGCGGACCTCACCGGAGGCCAGGCGCAGCTGGAGGTGCTGCTGGATGAGCCCGGCCCCGAGTACGGCCTGCCCGCGCGCGCCTTCAGCCGCTTCAAGGAGAAGGTCGTCCACGTGGGCACCAGCACGCAGCTCTTTACGGGCGACGGCTACCGCGCCACGCTGCACCCGGTGCTGGCGAAGGCCGGCGTGATGAACGAGCCCGGCGTCCCCGCGCTCTTCCAGACCATGCGGCAGGACAGCAAGGCGGCCCGCGCACGCCTCTTGAAGCGCGGCCCGGTGCTCTTCGCCAAGGCCGCGGCGGACCTCACCCAGGACACCACCGCACGCGCGGTGTTCCCGGTCCAGAAGACCGTGGCGGAGTGGATGGGCGACACCCGCGTGCACCGCTCCGGCAGGCCGCTCATCTCCCGGGAGCAGGTGCTGGCGCTGCTGCCGCGCATGGTCCCGGGCGACGTGATGGTCGCGCGGCAGAACTGGTTCCTGTCCAACATCGGGCTGCCGGGCTTCTGGCCGCACGCGGAGCTCTACGTGGGCACCGCGCAGGAGCTCTCCCAGACCTTCGACGCGGATCCGGCGGTGAAGGCCTGGGTGTCCACCCTGCCCGGCCGTCCGGAGACGTTCACTGGCCACCTGGCGAAGGCCTTCCCCGCGAAGTGGGCCGAGTACACCGGCAAGGACGCGCACGGGGACCCGCTGCGCATCATCGAGTCCATCAGCGAGGGCGTGAGCTTCACCGGCGTGGAGCACGGCATGCACGTGGACTACCTGGGCGTGCTGCGGCCCCGGCTGTCCCAGGTGGACAAGGCCCGCGCCATCCTGCGCGCCTTCACCTTCCAGGGCCGGCCGTACGACTTCAACTTCGACTTCTTCTCCGACCAGTCCCTGGTGTGCACGGAGCTGGTGTGGAAGTCCTACGCCCCGTCGAAGGACATGAAGGGCCTGGACATCCCCCTGGTGAGCGTGGCGGGACGCAGGACGCTGCCGGCGAACGAAATCGTGCGCGTGTTCGACGCCGAGTACGGCCAGCCCGGGCGGCAGTTCGACTTCGTCGCCTTCCTGGACGGGCGGGAGGGCTCGGGAGACGCCGTCGAAGCAAACGCCGAGTCCTTCCGTTACACCTACCGGCGGATGAAGTGGGACATCGCCCAAGAGTGA
- a CDS encoding ArsR/SmtB family transcription factor, which translates to MDVLSQSFRVLGDTTRLRILRLVAQAPLNVTELVSLVGVAQSSVSHHLAKLKGLGLIREERQAGFTYYSLALESDDSRWPLVRLAREAEDAAGDSARLSDLLRAREDRQALNERLLEPGQSWFLWAGALASLLPPLDVADFGCGTGVFSRAMARWARHVWAIDQSEDALSQARTLALRDELTNITFLREDLHRLSLSGGRMDLVVISQSLHHVESPAAVVAEAARLLKPGGRLVVLELLPHEEKWVLERLGHRHLGFSPEVLEAALREAGFTSFTRETHARDGASPFRVFLLTGVKPS; encoded by the coding sequence ATGGACGTCCTCTCCCAATCCTTCCGTGTCCTGGGGGACACGACGCGGCTGCGCATCCTGCGGTTGGTGGCCCAGGCGCCGCTGAACGTGACGGAGCTCGTGTCGCTGGTGGGGGTGGCCCAGTCGTCGGTGTCGCACCACCTGGCGAAGCTGAAGGGGCTGGGGCTCATCCGCGAGGAGCGGCAGGCGGGCTTCACCTACTACTCGCTGGCGCTGGAGTCGGATGACTCGCGCTGGCCGCTCGTCCGGCTGGCGCGCGAGGCGGAGGACGCGGCGGGGGACTCCGCGCGGCTCAGTGACTTGCTGCGCGCGCGGGAGGACCGGCAGGCGCTCAACGAGCGGCTGCTGGAGCCCGGCCAGTCGTGGTTCCTCTGGGCGGGGGCGCTGGCGTCGCTCCTGCCGCCGCTGGACGTGGCGGACTTCGGCTGCGGCACGGGCGTGTTCAGCCGGGCCATGGCGCGGTGGGCGCGGCACGTGTGGGCCATCGACCAGAGCGAGGACGCGCTGTCCCAGGCTCGAACGCTGGCCCTGCGTGACGAGCTCACCAACATCACGTTCCTGCGCGAGGACCTGCACCGGCTGTCCCTGTCCGGTGGGCGCATGGACCTGGTGGTGATTTCGCAGAGCCTCCACCACGTGGAGTCGCCCGCGGCGGTGGTGGCGGAGGCCGCGCGGCTGCTCAAGCCGGGCGGCCGGCTGGTGGTGCTGGAGCTGCTGCCGCACGAAGAGAAGTGGGTGCTGGAGCGGTTGGGGCACCGGCACCTGGGCTTTTCGCCCGAAGTCCTGGAAGCGGCCCTTCGCGAGGCCGGCTTCACGTCGTTCACCCGCGAGACGCACGCGCGCGACGGGGCCAGTCCCTTCCGCGTCTTCCTGCTGACCGGAGTCAAACCGTCATGA
- a CDS encoding CoA-binding protein, with product MSHDEYLIEDDAGVKRVVQEARRVAVLGIKTEDHSAQPAYYVPEYLAKAGVDVVPVPVYYPDAKVILGKPVYRKLVDIPGDIDLVDVFRRPGDIDQHVDDIIAKKPKAVWFQSGIRNDVAAKKLAAAGIRVVQDRCLMVDHRRYSGR from the coding sequence ATGAGCCACGACGAGTACCTCATCGAGGATGACGCGGGTGTGAAGCGAGTGGTGCAGGAAGCCAGGCGCGTGGCGGTGCTGGGCATCAAGACGGAGGACCACTCCGCCCAGCCCGCGTACTACGTGCCGGAGTACCTGGCGAAGGCGGGCGTGGACGTGGTGCCGGTGCCCGTCTACTACCCGGACGCGAAGGTCATCCTGGGCAAGCCGGTGTACCGGAAGCTGGTGGACATCCCGGGCGACATCGACCTGGTGGACGTGTTCCGCAGGCCCGGCGACATCGACCAGCACGTGGACGACATCATCGCGAAGAAGCCCAAGGCGGTGTGGTTCCAGTCCGGCATCCGCAACGACGTCGCGGCGAAGAAGCTGGCCGCCGCCGGCATCCGCGTGGTGCAGGACCGCTGCCTGATGGTGGACCACCGCCGCTACAGCGGGCGCTGA